A stretch of Clostridia bacterium DNA encodes these proteins:
- a CDS encoding putative ABC transporter permease encodes MQKVSAKRLLKPKEKFAEGLSFYKVFAIFVFGCLFGTYYEQVLELIVNHRWITQQGVIYGPFNPVYGFGATGLIVLLVRKKRKWYVSFLLGGVVAAFFEYLLHELEYIFTGNVSWDYTY; translated from the coding sequence ATGCAAAAAGTCAGTGCCAAAAGATTGCTCAAACCGAAGGAAAAATTTGCGGAGGGACTGTCATTTTATAAGGTTTTTGCCATATTTGTGTTTGGGTGTCTTTTTGGGACTTATTATGAACAAGTCCTTGAATTGATAGTTAACCATAGATGGATAACTCAGCAGGGCGTCATATATGGACCTTTTAATCCTGTATATGGGTTTGGTGCAACGGGTTTGATTGTATTGCTTGTTAGAAAAAAGCGCAAATGGTATGTTTCTTTTCTTTTAGGCGGTGTGGTTGCGGCTTTTTTTGAATATTTGCTCCATGAGCTTGAATATATTTTTACAGGCAATGTTTCATGGGATTACACATAT